In one window of Amblyraja radiata isolate CabotCenter1 chromosome 29, sAmbRad1.1.pri, whole genome shotgun sequence DNA:
- the LOC116989754 gene encoding late histone H2B.L4-like: MLEQQKAAPKKGAKKTLPKPVGKKRKKSRKQSYSSYIYKVKKQVHPDTGISSKAMDIMSSFVNDIFERITGEASRLAYHNKRSTISSREIQTAVRLLLPGELAKHAVSEGTKAVTKYTSSK; the protein is encoded by the coding sequence atgctggagcagcagAAAGCAGCTCCCAAGAAGGGCGCAAAGAAAACCTTACCGAAACCAGTGGGCAAAAAACGCAAGAAGTCGAGgaaacagagttactccagttacaTCTACAAAGTGAAGAAGCAGGTTCACCCTGACACCGGCATCTCTTCCAAGGCCATGGACATTATGAGCTCGTTCGTCAATGATATTTTTGAGCGCATCACGGGAGAGGCGTCCCGCCTGGCCTATCACAACAAACGATCCACCATCAGCTCCAGAGAGATCCAGACCGCCGTGCGCCTGCTTCTGCCCGGTGAGTTGGCTAAACACGCCGTGTCGGAAGGGACAAAGGCGGTGACAAAGTACACCAGCTCCAAATAA